The nucleotide sequence GCCGGCGTGACCCATGCGCTTGCCCGGCGGGGCCGTCCGGCCGGCGATGAAGGCCGCCACGGGCGTGTCCATCTCGGTCGCGATGTACTTCGCGGCCGCCTCCTCGTCCTCGCCACCGATCTCGCCGCACATGGCGATGGCCTCGGTCTCCGGATCGGCCTCGAAGAGTTCGAGGGCGTCGATGAACGAGGTGCCGATGATCGGGTCGCCGCCGATGCCGATGGCGGTCGTCTGGCCGATGCCGCGGTTCGTCAGGTTGTCGACCACCTGGTAGGTGAGCGTCCCCGACCGGGAGACGAGGCCGACGTTCCCCGACGAGAAGATGTTGCCGGGCAGGATGCCGAGTTTCGCCTCGCCGGGCGTGATGACGCCGGGACAGTTCGGGCCGACGAGGTAGGTGTCCGTCTCCGAGAGCCGGCGGTTCACCCTCGCCATGTCCTGGGTCGGGATGCCCTCCGTGATGGCGACGACCAAGTCGAGCGAGGTGTCGAGCGCCTCGAACAGCGCGTCGGCGGCGAACGCGGGCGGGACGAAGACCACGGAGGCGTCGGCGTCCTCCCGGCGGACGGCCTCGTGGACCGTATCGTAGACGGGGACGCCGGCGACCTCCTGGCCGCCCTTGCCGGGGACCGCGCCGGCGACGACGTTCGTGCCGTACTCGATCATCTGCTCGGCGTGGAACTTCCCCTCCCCACCGGTGATGCCCTGCACGACGACGCGGGTGTCCTCGTCGACCAGGACGCTCACGCGAACCACCCCCCGGTGGTGAGCGTGAGGTCGTCGAGCACAGTCTCGCGAGCACCGCGAGCGAGGAAGCGATCGACGGAACTCATGAATCGACCTCCTCGGCGTTGGCGACGGCACGTTGCACCGCGTCCTCTAGGGTCCCCTCGACCTGGACGAGGCTGGTGTCGAGGATCTCCATCCCCTCGCTGGCGTTGGTGCCGGCGAGGCGGACCACGACGGGTTTGGGGATCTCGTCGAACTGCGAGAGCGCGTCGTTGATGCCGCGGGCCACCTCGTCGCCGCGGGTGATGCCGCCGAAGATGTTGAACACGACCGAGTCGACGTTGGGGTCTGAGAAGACCATATCGAGGGCGTTGGCGACGCGTTCGGCCTTGGCGCCGCCACCGATGTCGAGGAAGTTCGCGGGGTCGCCGCCGTAGTGGTCCACGAGATCCAGCGTCGCCATCACGAGGCCGGCACCGTTGCCGATGATGCCGACGTTGCCCGACAGGCGGACGTAGTCGAACCCGTACTCGCCGGCCTTGCGTTCGAGGTCGTCGGTGTAGGACTCCTCCTCCATGTCCGCGAGGTCGGGGTGGCGAAAGAGCGCGTCGTCGTCGACGTTCAACACGGCGTCCGCGGCGACGACGTCGCCGCCGTCGGTCACCATCAGCGGGTTGATCTCGGCCTCGCTCGCGTCCTTACTCTCCCAGAGGTCGTACAGCGTCTCGAGGACGCTCGCGACCGCACGGGAGACGTCACGGGGGATCCCCGACTCGTAGACGGCCTTCCGGGCCTGGTAGGGATGGAGACCGAACGCGGGATCGACCGCCTCGCGGGCGATGGCCTCGGGCGTCTCCTCGGCGACCGACTCGATGTCGACGCCGCCCTCGGAGGAGACCATCGCGACGGGTTCGCCCTCGCCGCGGTCCATCGTCACGCCGAGGTAGAGTTCGTTCGTGAAGTCGACGGCCGACTCGACGAGGACGCGGTCGACGTGGTAGCCCTTGAGGTCCATCCCGAGGATGGCGTCGGCGGCCTCCCGGAGTTCGTCGTCGTCGGTCGCGATCTCGATACCGCCGGCCTTGCCGCGGCCGCCGACGTGGACCTGTGCTTTGACCGCCACCGGGTAGCCGAGTTCGGCCCCGGCGTCGACGGCCTCGTCGACGCTCGTCGCCAGCCGGGAGTCGGGCGTCGGGATCCCGGCGTCGGCGAAGATACCCTTCGCCTGATACTCGTGGAGTCTCATGTCGAATCGTCCAGGGGTACCGGCGACCGGGAGTTAGTAGTACCGGTCGAACGGGGCCGTCGCGGCGTCCACGCCGCCGGACCGGCGGCCGATCCGATCGATCGGACGCGAGACGTCAGTGCGAGATGACCGACGATCCGGCGACGGTCGTGGCCCAGACGGCAGAGCGCGCTCTGGAGGCCGACCCCGCGCGGTTCCGGCGCAACTTCGGCGCGCTGGAGAACGACGGCCGCCTCCTGCCCGGCGAAGACCGACTCAACCGCATGCCAGACCGATGACCGACGGGACGACACTCACGGACCGAGTCGAAGCGGCGCTCCGAACGGTACGCGACCCCGCGGCGGACCTCTCCGTCTTCGAGGCGGGGTTCGTCGAGAACGTCGCCGTCGCGGACGGCGAGGTGACGGTCGAGACCGACCTGACCGCCCTCGACGGCGAGACGAGTCAGGGGGTGATCGAGGCGATCCTCCGCGCCGTGGACGACGTCGACGGCGTCGAGAGCGTCCACGTCGAGCAGGCGGCGCCGTCGAGCGAGGGACGTGCCGGCGTCGAGGCCTTCGACCGGGTGATCGCCGTCGCGAGCGCGAAAGGCGGCGTCGGCAAGTCGACGGTGGCGACCCACCTGGCCTGTGCGCTCGCGGCCGACCACGACGTCGCGCTCTTCGACGCCGACATCCACGGGCCGAACGTGCCGACCCTGCTCGATCTGAGCGGCCCCGTCCACTCCAGCGAGGAGGGCGACCCCCTGCCGGTCCGCCGCGGCGGGATGGACGTGATGAGCGTCGGTCTGATGGAGTCGGGGACGCCGCTGGCCTGGCGCGGCGCGATGGCCCACGACGCGCTCTCGGATCTCTTCACCAACACGGCGTGGCGAAACGAGGACGTCCTCGTGATCGACCTGCCGCCGGGGACGGGCGACGTCGTGCTCACGACGCTCCAGGAGACCCCCGTCGACGGCGTGGTCGTCGTCACCACGCCCTTCCACGCCGCCGTCGCCGACACCGCACGCACCGTCGAACTGTTCCGCGACAACGAGGTGCCCGTCCTGGGCGCCGTGATCAACATGGCCGAGTACGTCTGTGACTGCTGTGGCGAGGCCAACGACCTGTTCGCCGCCGACGGCCTCGGGGACCTGGACGCGCCGGTCCTCGCGGAACTCCCTTTCACCCACGACCTGCAGGGGCGCCCCGAACCGGGGTCGGTGCCCGCGGTGATCGAGCGCCTCGGCGACCGCGTCGCCGACGCCGTCGAGCACGCGGGCGAGGTCGACGTGCCCGCGGACGCCGTCGACATCCGCGGGGTGGCTCCCCAGGAGCGAAAGGAGCGGGTGCGCGAACGGTTCGAGTCGCTGGCGCCGGGCGAGCGGTTCGTCCTCGTCAGCGACCGCGATCCGACGCCAGTGGCGGGGTTCCTGAGCCGTCTCGCCGAAACGCCACGGGACGCACTCGACGTCGACGTGCGGCGCGCGACGCCGACGGCCTGGGTGCTGGAAGCGGAACGGTGAGTGCCGACGGCGACTACCCGCCATTTATTCGGTCCCTCTCCGTAGCGACGGACACATGCGCGCAGTCCGATACCACGAGTACGGCGGTCCCGAGGTACTGCGAGTCGACGAGGTCGACCGGCCCGAGCCGGCCGCGGACGAGGTCCTGATCGAGGTGGCGGCGGCGGGGGTCAACCCCGTGGACACGTACTTCCGCGAAGGGGGCTACGAGCCGTTCACCCTGCCGATGGTCACCGGCGTCGACGCCGCGGGCGAGGCCGTATCGGTCGGTCCGGACGTCGTGGGGATCGACGCCGGCGACAGCGAGGAGCCACGCTCCTCGGGAAGCCGGCTGGAAGCCGGCGACGCCGTCGTCGCCACCGGCCTGAACAAGGACCACTACGGCACCTGCGCGGAGTACGTCGCGGTGCCGAGCGACCGGGTCGTCGAACTCCCCGCCGGCGCCGACCCCGTCGCCGCCGGCGGGGCGGGGGTCGCGGCCGTGACCGCCTGGCGGGCGCTGATCGACCACGCCGGCCTCGAACCCGCCGAGACGGCGCTGATCCACGGTGGGAGCGGCGGCGTGGGCCACGCGGCCGTCCAACTCGCCGCCACGACCGGCGCGCGGGTCGTCACCACCGCCGCGCCGGAGTACCACGACCGCCTCGAAGCCCTCGGGGCCGACGCCGTCCTCGATTACGCCCGCGACGACCTGCGGGAGGCCGTCGAGGAGGCGAGCGCGGGCGGCCCGGACGTCATCCTCGATCACCGCCTCGACGACTACCTGCAGTTCGACGCGGACGTGGCCGCCCACGACGCCCGGATCGTCGGCATCGGCGAGAACGACCCCGCCGTCGGCTTCACGAACGACGGCGCCGCCCGCGGGAAGGACCTCACCTTCCAGTTCATGAGCATGTACAACACGCCGGATCTGAGTCGGCCGCTGGAACGGGTCGCGACCCTGCTCGGCGAGGGCGAACTCGACATCCAGGTGGCACGCACCTACGACCTGGACGACGTGGCCCAGGCCCAGCGGGACGTGATGTCGGAGAGCTTCCTCGGCAAGCTCGTGGTCACGCCCTGATCGTCGGTCGCCGGGTCCCGGGCGGGCGGCCTCGGCGGACGAGCCCCCGCGGGCTTTTGTGTCGCCACGCCGAACAGTTCCCCATGTCGGCATCCTTCGACTTCGGGGATCGGGTGGTACTGGTCACGGGCGTGAGCGGTGCGCTCGGGAGCGCGATCGCGACGGCGTTCGACGACGCCGGGGCGACCGTCTGTGGGGCGGACATCGTCGCGCCGGACGACGAGGACTCGCTCGTCGATCCGGACGTGGTGGACTACTATCGGGGCGACTTCACCGACGAGGACGACGTCAGGGGCGTCGTCGACGCGGTGATCGAGGAGCACGGTCGCCTGGATCACCTCTGTAACGTCGCGGGGACGTGGCGCGGGGGCGACCCGATCCACGAGACGGACGCCGAGACGTTCGACTTCCTCCTCGACGTGAACCTGAAGACGATGTTCCTGGCGTCGAAACACGCGCTCCCGCACCTGCGAGAGCGCGGAGGGACGGTCGTGAGCGTCTCGTCGCGGTCGTCGCTCTCGGGCGGCGAGGGCGACGGCCCCTACCGCGCCTCGAAGGCGGGGGTGCGCCTCCTGACGGAGACGATCGCCGAGGAGAACGCGGGGGTCGTGCGGGCGAACGCGGTCATGCCGAGCGTCATCGACACGCCGATGAACCGCGAGATGATGCCCGACGCCGACCACGACACGTGGGTCGACCCCGCGACCATCGCGCGGACGGTGCTGGCACTCTCCGCGGACGCCACGGCGGCCACCAGCGGCGCGGCGGTCCCGGTCTACGGCGAGGCCTGACGCCCGTCGGCCGGTGGCGGTCGTCACGGCGGATCGTGATCCTTTTTTCGGTGGTGGCGGAAGCCGGACCATGTCACAGAGAGAGACGTGGGCGACGCGGGTCGGCTTCATCCTCGCGGCCGTCGGAAGCGCCGTCGGCCTAGGCAACGTCTGGCAGTTCCCGTTCCAGACGGGCGCGAACGGGGGCGCCGCCTTCATCGTCGTCTACCTCGCCGCCGTCTTCCTGATCGGCTTTCCCGCCATGCTCGCGGAGTTCGTGATCGGTCGCCGCGCGGAGCGAAACCCCATCGACGCCTTCGCCCGCCTCGGCCATCGAGACTGGCGCGTCGTCGGCGTCCTCGGCACCCTCTCGGCGTTCTGGATCCTCGCCTTCTACAGCGTCGTCGGCGGCTGGGTGATCCGGTACATCGTCGGGAGCGCCACGGGTGCGTACTTCTCGGGCTCCGAGGCGTACTTCGGCGCCATCGCCGCCGGCCCCGACGCGGTCGGCCTGCACGCCGTCTTCATGGCGCTGACCGTCGGCGTCGTCGCCCTCGGGGTGACCGACGGCATCGAGCGGTCGACGAAACTGATGGTGCCGAGCATCGTCCTCCTGCTCGGCGGCCTCGCCGTCTGGGCCGTGACCCTCGACGGCGGCGGCGCCGGCTACGCCTACTACCTCTCGCCCGACATCGACACCCTGGTCGCGAACATCGGAAGCATCCTCCCGGCCGCGGTCGGGCAGGCCTTCTTCACCCTCTCGCTCGGGATGGGGGCGATGCTCACCTACGCCTCCTATCTCGGCCGCGACGACTCGCTGCCGGCCGACGGCGCGACCATCGTCGTCCTCAATACGTTCGTCGGCCTGCTGGCGGGCCTGGTCGTCTTCCCCATCCTCTTCTCGCTGGGGATCGAACCCGGGAGCGGCGGCCTCGGCGCCGCGTTCATCACTCTCGCGGGCGCGTTCGCGCAGTTGCCCGCCGGACGCCTCCTCGGGGTCGTCTTCTTCGTCGTCCTCCTGCTAGCGGCGCTCTCCTCGGCGATCAGCCTGCTCGAAGTCGTCACTGCCTACCTCGTCGACAACACCGACCGCTCGCGCTCGACGCTAGCGGTGGCCCTCGGCGCCGCCATCTTCGCGCTCGGCGTGCCGAGCGCCTTCGGCCTGCCGATCCTCTCGTGGTACAACGCCATCGCCTACAACCTCCTGCTCCCCCTGTCGGTGCTCTGTCTGCTCCTCTTCGTCGGCTGGGTCGACACCGACGACGCCGTCGCCGAACTCCGTCGAGGCACCGGGCTGGGCGAGGGCGGCGCCGTCGCGTGGCTCTGGTTCGTCCGCACGGTCGTCCCCCTCGGCGTCCTGGTGACGCTCCTGCTCGGCCTACAGTCGCTCGCGGTCCGGGCGGGACTGCTCGCCGAGGCCGTCGTCTAAGCCTCGCTCCGTTGACGACTCACGACACGAAACCCACTTTACCGGGGTTCACCGACGGTGTGCTAATGGCACGAGAGACGTGGGGTACGCGCACGGGCTTCATCCTGGCCGCCGCGGGGAGCGCGGTCGGACTGGGGAACATCTGGCGGTTCCCCTGGATGACCGCCGAGAACGGTGGGAGTGCCTTCCTGCTCGTCTACCTGGTCGTCGTCCTCGGGGTCGGCGTCCCGGGACTGCTCGGGGAGTTCGTCATCGGCCGCCGGGCCCGCCGCAATCCCATGGGCGCGCTGGGCGACCTCTCCGGGTCGCGCCGCTGGGCCGCCGTCGGCGGCGTCTCCGCGATAACCGGCGTCGCGCTCCTCTCCTTTTACGGCGTCGTCGGCGGCTGGATCCTCCGTTACCTGCTGGTCTCGCTGACCGGCCCCGTCACGGGCGGCGCAGCCTACCTCGCCGATCCGGGCGCGTACTTCGAGGCCGTCTCCTTCGGCGTCGAGGCCGCCGCCTTCCACCTGCTCTTTCTCTCCCTCACCGGCCTGATCGTCCTCGGGGGCGTCCGCCGCGGCATCGAACTCGGGACGAAGGTGATGATGCCCGCGGTGCTCGCGCTCCTGGTCGGCATGGCCGTCTGGGTGTCGACACGCCAGGGCGCCGGCGCCGGCTACGACTTCTTTCTCGCCTTCGACCTCGGGACGATCCGGGGCGATTTCTTCTCGATCCTCGGGCCCGCCGCCGGGCAGGCGCTCTTTACCCTCTCGGTCGGCGCGGGCACCATGATCACCTACGCCTCCTACCTCGACGAGGACCGGTCGCTCCCCTTCGACGGGTCGGTCATCGCCCTCCTCAACACGGGCGTCGGCGTCCTCGCGGGCCTCGTGGTCTTTCCGCTACTCTTCTCCCAGGGGATCGATCCGGGGAGTGGCGGTCCAGGGGCGCTTTTCGTCGGCATCGCAGGCGCGTTCGCGGCCCTGCCCGGCGGCGAACTCCTCGCGATCCTGTTTTTCGGCGTCGTCGCCTTCGCCGCGCTGTCGAGTTCGATCAGCATGCTGGAGATTCCGGTCGCCGTCCTCGTCGACGAGGCGGGGTGGTCGCGGCGGCGGGCCGTCGGGGCGTTGCTGGCCCTGATCGCGACGACGGGGACGATCACCGCCCTCCGGCCCGCGCTCTTCGACTTCGTCGCCGGGACGCTGGTCGACCTCCTGCTCACCGGCGGTCTGATCGCCTTCCTCCTGTTCGCGGGGTGGGTCCTCGGCCGCGACGCGGTCGCGGAGTACGCGACCGGCGCGGGGCCGATCGCGACCCGCTTTGGCACCCCCTGGTTGCTCGCCGTCGGGGTGGCTATCCCCCTCTTTCTGGTCTTCACGCTCATGACGACCCTCGGCCTCGACGCCCGGATCGGGTTCTGGCCGACCGTGGGCGCCGCCGTCGCCGTCGTCGGCGCCGGGATCGCGTTAATCGGCCTCCGACGCGGCCGCGTGGCGGTGTGAGGACGGCGGAATCCTTTTGCCGCCGGTCGAACCTTTAACGTATCATGACAGGTGGTGGGCCATGACCATGGACGAGCGGATCGAGGAACTCCGCGAGAAGCGGGAGCGGGCGCTCCTCGGCGGCGGTCAGGACCGGATCGACTCCCAACACTCGAAGGGGAAGATGACCGCCCGCGAGCGGATCGACTACTTCCTCGACGACGGCACCTTCCGGGAGTTCGACCAGTTCCGGACCCACCGAACTCACAAGTTCGGCATGGAGGAAAAGCAGTTGCCGGGCGACGGGGTCGTCACCGGCTACGGCGAGGTGAACGGGCGCAAGACCTTCGTCTTCGCCCACGACTTCACCGTCTTCGGCGGCTCGCTCGGCGAGGTGATGGCCGAGAAGATCTGTAAGGTGATGGACAAGGCGATGGACGTCGGCGCGCCCATCGTCGGCCTCAACGACTCCGCGGGCGCCCGCATCCAGGAGGGGGTCCGCAGCCTCGCCGGCTTCACCGACATCTTCCACCGTAACCAGCAGGCCAGCGGCGTCATTCCCCAGATTTCGAGCATCATGGGTCCCTGTGCCGGCGGCGCGGTGTACTCCCCCGCCATCACCGACTTCGTCTTCATGGTGAAGGACACGAGCCACATGTTCATCACCGGACCGGACGTGATCAAGACCGTCACCGGCGAGGAGGTCACCTTCGAGGAACTCGGCGGGGCGGCCACCCACGCCTCGGAGACGGGCGTCGCACACCGCGCCTTCGAGGACGAGGAGACGGCCCTCGACAACATCCGTCGCCTGCTCTCCTATCTCCCCCAGAACAACGTCGAGGATCCGCCGCGGCTCGACCCCTGGGACGACCCGGATCGCCCGGCGGACGAACTCGTCGACGTGGTGCCCGACGAACCACAGAAGCCCTACGACATGACCGACGTGATCGACGCCGTCGTCGACGAGGGCTCCTTCTTCGAGATCCACGGCGACTGGGCGCGCAACGTCGTCGTCGGCTTCGGCCGCCTCGACGGCCGCTCGGTGGGTGTCGTCGCCAACCAGCCCCGGTCGAACGCCGGCACCCTCACCGTCGACGCCAGCATGAAAGCTTCGCGGTTCGTCCGCTTCTGTGACGCGTTCAACGTGCCCATCCTCACGCTCGTCGACGTCCCGGGGTACATGCCGGGCACCGACCAGGAACACCGCGGGATCATCCGCCACGGCGCGAAACTGCTCTATGCCTACTCCGAGGCGACCGTGCCGCTACTGACGGTCATCACGCGGAAGGCCTACGGCGGCGCCTACTGCGTCATGGCGTCGAAACACTTGGGCGCGGACGTCAACTACGCGTGGCCGAGCTCCGAACTCGCGGTCATGGGACCGGAGGGGGCCGTGAACATCCTCTACAGCGACGAACTCGACGCGGCCGACGATCCGGAGGCCCGCCGCCAGGACCTCGTCGAGGAGTACCGCGAGGAGTTCGCCAACCCCTACACCGCCGCCGACCGCGGGTTCATCGACGACGTGATCGAACCCCAGGACACCCGGACGCGCCTGATCGACGACCTGGAGATGCTGGCGACCAAGCGCGTCTCGAACCCCGAGAAGAAACACGGCAACATCCCGATCTGAGATGTACGAACTCGACGTCCCCGCCGACGCCGACGCGGAGGAGGCCGCGGCCATCGCGGCCGCCGTCGGAGCCCACGTCCGTGACGGCGAGCGTGCCGCGGCGGCGGCCGCCACGACCCCGTCCGACGAGGGCTGGGACGGGCGCCGCTGGACCTTCGCCGGGCGGATCGACGGCCTCCAGAGCCGGTCGGTTCGCGTCCCCGACGGGGCGCCGACGGACGGCTGGACGGCCGCGGGTCGCACCGACCGACTCTGAGCCGATCGTCCGACATCCGTTGACACGTTTCGGAGGATACACGTTTCAATACGCATATACGGACCCCGTTCGAAAGCTGGGGCCGTGAGCGACGAACAGGGGAGCGCCGACGAGAGGGCGGTCGGAGACCCCGTCGGCGGCGACTTCGCCGGGCTCCTCGCCAAGCGATCCCGGAGAGGGTGGTTGACCGGGGGGCTCGAAGTCCCTCTCGGCGGACTGTCCGTCGCGTGGCGTCGGCGTCTCGGGAGCGGCGTCGTCGCCGGCGTCGGCCTGCTGCTGGTCGGTATCCCCGTCTATCACCTGTTCAGTCACGGGGCCGCCATCGAGAGCCTACTGGGTGATCTGCTGCCGCTCTCCTTCGGCGCCACGCTGATGATGACGGGTGCCTGGCTCCGGTGGTGGAACGACGACGACACGGCCCCGATGGTGACGGCGTTCTGGGTCCTCGTCGGCCTCGTCGGCGCCGGACTCGTGGCGCTGTACGTCCTCATCATGCACGTCGGCCACGGCCACGTCGTCCAGTCGCCGTGGTTCCTCGCCTACGACATCGCCGCCACGGGCGCCGTGGCCGGACTCCTAATCAGCCGGTACGACCTGCGAGCCCGGACCCGCCACCGCCGGCTGAGCGAGCGGGAACGCCAGTTCCGGGCGGTGTTCGAGGGGACGCTCGACGCCCTCGTCGTCACCGACGACCGGGGCCGATACGTGGCCGCCAACCCCGCGGCCGCCGACCTGTTCGGCCTCGAACGCTCGGAACTGATCGGCAAGCGGGTCGTCGATTTCACGCCCGAAGACGTCGACGTCGACGAACAGTGGTCGGCGTTCCTCGACGAGGGGAGCCAACGCGGCGAGATCGAACTCCGCCGCCCGGACGGCGAGATCAGAACCGTCGCCTTCGCCGCCACCGCGAACGTCCTGCCCGGGCGTCACCTCTCGGCGCTGCGGGACGTGACCGAGCGCACCCGTCGCGAGCAGGAACTGGGCGAGGAGCGCGCCCGCGTCGAGTTCCTTAACCGACTGCTCAGGCACAACATCCTCAACGGCATGAACCTCGTGCTGGCGAAACTCGACGTACTGGCCGAGGACGTCCCGGACGGCCGACGCGAGGACGTCGACATGGCCCGCCACCGGAGCGAGGAGATCGTCGACCTCGTCCAGACCGCCCGACGGCTGGCGAGCGACGTGACCGAGGCATCCGCGGAACGCGCGATCCCGGTGGGCGACCCGCTCTCGGCGGCCATCGGGACGGTCAGAGAGACGTACCCGCGGGCGACCGTCGAGTGGTCGCCGCCCGACCGGCCCCTCCGGGTCCGTGCCGACGACATGCTCGAGACCGTGTTCGATCACCTCCTGACGAACGCGGTCGAACACAACGACACCGAGTCGGTCCACGTGACCGTCGACGTCGAGGCGGACGCGGAGACGGTCACGGTGCG is from Haloplanus salinarum and encodes:
- the sucD gene encoding succinate--CoA ligase subunit alpha: MSVLVDEDTRVVVQGITGGEGKFHAEQMIEYGTNVVAGAVPGKGGQEVAGVPVYDTVHEAVRREDADASVVFVPPAFAADALFEALDTSLDLVVAITEGIPTQDMARVNRRLSETDTYLVGPNCPGVITPGEAKLGILPGNIFSSGNVGLVSRSGTLTYQVVDNLTNRGIGQTTAIGIGGDPIIGTSFIDALELFEADPETEAIAMCGEIGGEDEEAAAKYIATEMDTPVAAFIAGRTAPPGKRMGHAGAIVSGSGTGTAESKIRALNDAGVPVGDTPDEVADHIEGYL
- the sucC gene encoding ADP-forming succinate--CoA ligase subunit beta, yielding MRLHEYQAKGIFADAGIPTPDSRLATSVDEAVDAGAELGYPVAVKAQVHVGGRGKAGGIEIATDDDELREAADAILGMDLKGYHVDRVLVESAVDFTNELYLGVTMDRGEGEPVAMVSSEGGVDIESVAEETPEAIAREAVDPAFGLHPYQARKAVYESGIPRDVSRAVASVLETLYDLWESKDASEAEINPLMVTDGGDVVAADAVLNVDDDALFRHPDLADMEEESYTDDLERKAGEYGFDYVRLSGNVGIIGNGAGLVMATLDLVDHYGGDPANFLDIGGGAKAERVANALDMVFSDPNVDSVVFNIFGGITRGDEVARGINDALSQFDEIPKPVVVRLAGTNASEGMEILDTSLVQVEGTLEDAVQRAVANAEEVDS
- a CDS encoding P-loop NTPase codes for the protein MTDGTTLTDRVEAALRTVRDPAADLSVFEAGFVENVAVADGEVTVETDLTALDGETSQGVIEAILRAVDDVDGVESVHVEQAAPSSEGRAGVEAFDRVIAVASAKGGVGKSTVATHLACALAADHDVALFDADIHGPNVPTLLDLSGPVHSSEEGDPLPVRRGGMDVMSVGLMESGTPLAWRGAMAHDALSDLFTNTAWRNEDVLVIDLPPGTGDVVLTTLQETPVDGVVVVTTPFHAAVADTARTVELFRDNEVPVLGAVINMAEYVCDCCGEANDLFAADGLGDLDAPVLAELPFTHDLQGRPEPGSVPAVIERLGDRVADAVEHAGEVDVPADAVDIRGVAPQERKERVRERFESLAPGERFVLVSDRDPTPVAGFLSRLAETPRDALDVDVRRATPTAWVLEAER
- a CDS encoding NADPH:quinone reductase, producing MRAVRYHEYGGPEVLRVDEVDRPEPAADEVLIEVAAAGVNPVDTYFREGGYEPFTLPMVTGVDAAGEAVSVGPDVVGIDAGDSEEPRSSGSRLEAGDAVVATGLNKDHYGTCAEYVAVPSDRVVELPAGADPVAAGGAGVAAVTAWRALIDHAGLEPAETALIHGGSGGVGHAAVQLAATTGARVVTTAAPEYHDRLEALGADAVLDYARDDLREAVEEASAGGPDVILDHRLDDYLQFDADVAAHDARIVGIGENDPAVGFTNDGAARGKDLTFQFMSMYNTPDLSRPLERVATLLGEGELDIQVARTYDLDDVAQAQRDVMSESFLGKLVVTP
- a CDS encoding SDR family NAD(P)-dependent oxidoreductase, producing the protein MSASFDFGDRVVLVTGVSGALGSAIATAFDDAGATVCGADIVAPDDEDSLVDPDVVDYYRGDFTDEDDVRGVVDAVIEEHGRLDHLCNVAGTWRGGDPIHETDAETFDFLLDVNLKTMFLASKHALPHLRERGGTVVSVSSRSSLSGGEGDGPYRASKAGVRLLTETIAEENAGVVRANAVMPSVIDTPMNREMMPDADHDTWVDPATIARTVLALSADATAATSGAAVPVYGEA
- a CDS encoding sodium-dependent transporter; protein product: MSQRETWATRVGFILAAVGSAVGLGNVWQFPFQTGANGGAAFIVVYLAAVFLIGFPAMLAEFVIGRRAERNPIDAFARLGHRDWRVVGVLGTLSAFWILAFYSVVGGWVIRYIVGSATGAYFSGSEAYFGAIAAGPDAVGLHAVFMALTVGVVALGVTDGIERSTKLMVPSIVLLLGGLAVWAVTLDGGGAGYAYYLSPDIDTLVANIGSILPAAVGQAFFTLSLGMGAMLTYASYLGRDDSLPADGATIVVLNTFVGLLAGLVVFPILFSLGIEPGSGGLGAAFITLAGAFAQLPAGRLLGVVFFVVLLLAALSSAISLLEVVTAYLVDNTDRSRSTLAVALGAAIFALGVPSAFGLPILSWYNAIAYNLLLPLSVLCLLLFVGWVDTDDAVAELRRGTGLGEGGAVAWLWFVRTVVPLGVLVTLLLGLQSLAVRAGLLAEAVV
- a CDS encoding sodium-dependent transporter, whose amino-acid sequence is MARETWGTRTGFILAAAGSAVGLGNIWRFPWMTAENGGSAFLLVYLVVVLGVGVPGLLGEFVIGRRARRNPMGALGDLSGSRRWAAVGGVSAITGVALLSFYGVVGGWILRYLLVSLTGPVTGGAAYLADPGAYFEAVSFGVEAAAFHLLFLSLTGLIVLGGVRRGIELGTKVMMPAVLALLVGMAVWVSTRQGAGAGYDFFLAFDLGTIRGDFFSILGPAAGQALFTLSVGAGTMITYASYLDEDRSLPFDGSVIALLNTGVGVLAGLVVFPLLFSQGIDPGSGGPGALFVGIAGAFAALPGGELLAILFFGVVAFAALSSSISMLEIPVAVLVDEAGWSRRRAVGALLALIATTGTITALRPALFDFVAGTLVDLLLTGGLIAFLLFAGWVLGRDAVAEYATGAGPIATRFGTPWLLAVGVAIPLFLVFTLMTTLGLDARIGFWPTVGAAVAVVGAGIALIGLRRGRVAV
- a CDS encoding acyl-CoA carboxylase subunit beta yields the protein MDERIEELREKRERALLGGGQDRIDSQHSKGKMTARERIDYFLDDGTFREFDQFRTHRTHKFGMEEKQLPGDGVVTGYGEVNGRKTFVFAHDFTVFGGSLGEVMAEKICKVMDKAMDVGAPIVGLNDSAGARIQEGVRSLAGFTDIFHRNQQASGVIPQISSIMGPCAGGAVYSPAITDFVFMVKDTSHMFITGPDVIKTVTGEEVTFEELGGAATHASETGVAHRAFEDEETALDNIRRLLSYLPQNNVEDPPRLDPWDDPDRPADELVDVVPDEPQKPYDMTDVIDAVVDEGSFFEIHGDWARNVVVGFGRLDGRSVGVVANQPRSNAGTLTVDASMKASRFVRFCDAFNVPILTLVDVPGYMPGTDQEHRGIIRHGAKLLYAYSEATVPLLTVITRKAYGGAYCVMASKHLGADVNYAWPSSELAVMGPEGAVNILYSDELDAADDPEARRQDLVEEYREEFANPYTAADRGFIDDVIEPQDTRTRLIDDLEMLATKRVSNPEKKHGNIPI
- a CDS encoding acc operon protein, with product MYELDVPADADAEEAAAIAAAVGAHVRDGERAAAAAATTPSDEGWDGRRWTFAGRIDGLQSRSVRVPDGAPTDGWTAAGRTDRL
- a CDS encoding ATP-binding protein encodes the protein MSDEQGSADERAVGDPVGGDFAGLLAKRSRRGWLTGGLEVPLGGLSVAWRRRLGSGVVAGVGLLLVGIPVYHLFSHGAAIESLLGDLLPLSFGATLMMTGAWLRWWNDDDTAPMVTAFWVLVGLVGAGLVALYVLIMHVGHGHVVQSPWFLAYDIAATGAVAGLLISRYDLRARTRHRRLSERERQFRAVFEGTLDALVVTDDRGRYVAANPAAADLFGLERSELIGKRVVDFTPEDVDVDEQWSAFLDEGSQRGEIELRRPDGEIRTVAFAATANVLPGRHLSALRDVTERTRREQELGEERARVEFLNRLLRHNILNGMNLVLAKLDVLAEDVPDGRREDVDMARHRSEEIVDLVQTARRLASDVTEASAERAIPVGDPLSAAIGTVRETYPRATVEWSPPDRPLRVRADDMLETVFDHLLTNAVEHNDTESVHVTVDVEADAETVTVRFADDGVGIPAERREQLFDGGGFSHGRDWGGFGLSIVDVLVDRYGGRVRTTENEPHGVVFHVELPRAAD